From a single Sorghum bicolor cultivar BTx623 chromosome 5, Sorghum_bicolor_NCBIv3, whole genome shotgun sequence genomic region:
- the LOC8076338 gene encoding putative disease resistance protein At1g50180 isoform X2 has product MDLVTGALGMLPSKLLELLKDEYKLQKGVKVKVQSLSRELECMHAALRKVAAVPWDQLDEQVKIWAREVREASYDIEDILDTFLVRVDGHEQADLSRLKRAMKKMGDLFSKGKARREISCAIEDITKQLQEMTERHARYRVDDLVAKHAATTSIDPRLSALYTKVSQLVGIEGPMDKVIKMLTSVAEDMETKIVSIVGFGGLGKTTLARAVYQNLSQDVCFKAFVPVGRNPDLKTVLKDILIDLDKQRYTTEFNLTILKEKQLIDELQEFLKDKRYFIVIDDIWDVPSWNIIRCALDSNSLGSKIVITTRKHDVAEKVGCSYNMEPLGHESSKDLFYGRLFGSEDECPKQFVDVSEKIIKKCGGVPLAIITTSGLLANKMGNVKQWKEYCESIGSGLGSNPDMENMRKILSLSYYDLPAHLKTCLLYLSVFPEDYEIVKDRLIWRWIAEDFVPPGEGGQSSFELGLSYFNDLVNRSLIQPADMDDEVLDDARQNTPSWGSKVHRMSLHNTTWPTVMDLSKLRSLTVFSAAKIKLMPSLSYLHLLRVLDLEGCSLKELTNLSFVARLFHLRYLSLRNTSYAGEPPSEIGKLKLLQTLDLWGTDIEELPSSIIGLRRLMFLALNWRICLPNGLKNLTSLEVLQYAIVDSAQIAEELGHLMQLRILRVGLCKKDTEAGYYEGICKALVESLGKLQKIQQLVVLSPSDVVMNLEGSLESLGNQLSYLRIRKTWINPGSLLLLSSLDITVSQVRTEDIQVLGMLQALRVLRVDVAGDNLQVLGRFTVGPDAFPCVMECKFYGFQTVPSMFPRGAMPRLEEFHFRMSLQDFLKGEFSTDDLALDHLSSLRSVDVRLFGGGHEKMEQELEMKEKVKEKLRQEADAHPNHPSLALY; this is encoded by the exons ATGGACCTTGTCACCGGTGCTTTGGGCATGCTCCCCTCCAAGCTGCTGGAGCTTCTCAAGGATGAGTACAAGCTGCAGAAGGGCGTCAAGGTGAAAGTCCAGTCCCTCTCCCGGGAGCTCGAGTGCATGCACGCCGCCCTCCGCAAGGTGGCGGCAGTGCCATGGGACCAGCTCGACGAGCAGGTCAAGATCTGGGCACGCGAGGTTAGGGAGGCTTCCTATGAtattgaagatatacttgaCACCTTCCTTGTGCGTGTCGATGGCCATGAGCAGGCTGATCTGAGCAGACTCAAACGAGCCATGAAGAAGATGGGAGACTTGTTCAGCAAGGGCAAGGCTCGTCGTGAAATTTCGTGTGCCATCGAAGACATCACCAAGCAACTTCAGGAGATGACAGAGCGGCATGCCAGGTACAGGGTCGATGATCTTGTTGCCAAGCATGCTGCCACAACAAGTATTGATCCACGGCTTTCGGCTCTGTACACAAAAGTGTCACAGCTTGTTGGGATTGAAGGGCCAATGGATAAGGTCATAAAAATGCTGACATCAGTAGCAGAAGACATGGAGACGAAGATAGTATCTATTGTTGGGTTTGGAGGGTTAGGCAAGACTACTCTTGCTAGAGCTGTGTATCAGAATCTTAGTCAGGATGTCTGTTTCAAAGCTTTTGTTCCAGTTGGTCGGAATCCAGACTTAAAAACAGTCTTAAAAGACATTCTCATTGATTTGGACAAGCAACGTTACACCACCGAATTCAATTTGACAATATTGAAAGAAAAGCAACTAATCGATGAACTTCAGGAATTCCTAAAGGACAAGAG GTATTTCATTGTTATTGATGACATATGGGATGTACCTTCATGGAACATTATAAGATGTGCTCTAGACAGCAACAGCTTGGGAAGCAAAATAGTCATAACTACAAGGAAGCATGATGTTGCTGAGAAAGTTGGTTGTTCTTATAACATGGAACCCCTTGGGCATGAGAGTTCCAAAGATTTATTCTATGGAAGATTATTTGGCTCTGAAGACGAGTGTCCCAAACAATTTGTAGATGTTTCTGAAAAAATAATTAAGAAATGTGGAGGTGTGCCATTAGCTATCATTACCACATCAGGTTTGCTAGCGAATAAGATGGGAAATGTAAAACAGTGGAAAGAGTATTGTGAGTCTATTGGTTCGGGGCTTGGAAGCAATCCTGATATGGAAAATATGAGGAAGATATTATCTCTTAGCTATTATGATCTACCAGCTCACTTGAAGACATGCTTATTATATCTAAGTGTATTTCCAGAAGACTATGAGATTGTTAAGGATCGATTGATTTGGAGGTGGATAGCGGAAGACTTTGTCCCACCTGGAGAAGGGGGGCAAAGTTCATTTGAGCTTGGGTTGAGTTACTTCAATGATCTTGTAAATAGAAGCCTGATCCAACCAGCAGATATGGATGACGAAG TACTAGATGATGCCAGGCAGAACACACCTTCTTGGGGAAGCAAGGTTCACAGGATGTCCCTGCACAATACTACTTGGCCTACAGTAATGGACTTGTCAAAACTAAGGTCACTTACTGTTTTTAGTGCTGCCAAAATTAAATTGATGCCGTCCCTTTCATATCTTCATCTTCTCCGTGTATTGGATCTAGAAGGTTGCAGTCTTAAGGAACTTACAAACTTGAGTTTCGTTGCACGCTTATTTCACCTGAGGTATCTAAGTCTAAGAAATACTAGCTATGCTGGTGAGCCCCCATCGGAGATAGGGAAGCTAAAACTTTTGCAGACATTAGACCTATGGGGAACTGATATAGAAGAATTGCCATCAAGTATTATTGGGCTAAGAAGACTGATGTTTCTGGCTCTTAATTGGCGTATCTGTCTGCCAAATGGATTGAAGAATCTAACATCCTTAGAAGTGCTACAGTATGCAATTGTTGATTCTGCGCAGATTGCAGAAGAGCTAGGCCATTTGATGCAACTGAGGATCCTCAGAGTCGGGCTGTGTAAAAAGGACACGGAAGCAGGATATTATGAGGGCATTTGCAAAGCTTTAGTGGAGTCCCTAGGCAAACTGCAAAAAATCCAACAGCTAGTAGTACTAAGCCCAAGTGACGTGGTGATGAATCTTGAAGGCTCGCTGGAGTCCCTAGGCAACCAGCTGTCCTATCTTCGTATTCGGAAAACATGGATCAATCCTGGATCGCTTCTCCTCCTATCCTCCCTGGACATAACGGTGTCTCAGGTGCGAACGGAGGACATCCAAGTCCTCGGGATGCTACAGGCTCTTCGTGTTCTACGAGTGGATGTGGCTGGTGACAACTTACAAGTGCTGGGAAGGTTCACGGTTGGCCCTGATGCCTTCCCATGCGTAATGGAGTGCAAATTCTATGGTTTCCAAACAGTACCCTCTATGTTCCCACGAGGAGCTATGCCCAGGCTTGAAGAATTCCATTTCCGTATGAGCCTGCAGGATTTCTTGAAAGGTGAATTCAGTACCGATGACCTGGCCTTGGACCACCTCTCGTCCCTTCGGAGTGTGGATGTTCGTCTTTTCGGTGGTGGACACGAAAAGATGGAGCAGGAGTTGGAAATGAAAGAGAAAGTGAAAGAGAAGCTGAGGCAAGAGGCGGATGCCCACCCCAACCACCCTTCCTTAGCCCTCtactag
- the LOC8076338 gene encoding putative disease resistance RPP13-like protein 3 isoform X1 → MDLVTGALGMLPSKLLELLKDEYKLQKGVKVKVQSLSRELECMHAALRKVAAVPWDQLDEQVKIWAREVREASYDIEDILDTFLVRVDGHEQADLSRLKRAMKKMGDLFSKGKARREISCAIEDITKQLQEMTERHARYRVDDLVAKHAATTSIDPRLSALYTKVSQLVGIEGPMDKVIKMLTSVAEDMETKIVSIVGFGGLGKTTLARAVYQNLSQDVCFKAFVPVGRNPDLKTVLKDILIDLDKQRYTTEFNLTILKEKQLIDELQEFLKDKRYFIVIDDIWDVPSWNIIRCALDSNSLGSKIVITTRKHDVAEKVGCSYNMEPLGHESSKDLFYGRLFGSEDECPKQFVDVSEKIIKKCGGVPLAIITTSGLLANKMGNVKQWKEYCESIGSGLGSNPDMENMRKILSLSYYDLPAHLKTCLLYLSVFPEDYEIVKDRLIWRWIAEDFVPPGEGGQSSFELGLSYFNDLVNRSLIQPADMDDEGTPISCRVHDMVLDLICNISREESFVATVLDDARQNTPSWGSKVHRMSLHNTTWPTVMDLSKLRSLTVFSAAKIKLMPSLSYLHLLRVLDLEGCSLKELTNLSFVARLFHLRYLSLRNTSYAGEPPSEIGKLKLLQTLDLWGTDIEELPSSIIGLRRLMFLALNWRICLPNGLKNLTSLEVLQYAIVDSAQIAEELGHLMQLRILRVGLCKKDTEAGYYEGICKALVESLGKLQKIQQLVVLSPSDVVMNLEGSLESLGNQLSYLRIRKTWINPGSLLLLSSLDITVSQVRTEDIQVLGMLQALRVLRVDVAGDNLQVLGRFTVGPDAFPCVMECKFYGFQTVPSMFPRGAMPRLEEFHFRMSLQDFLKGEFSTDDLALDHLSSLRSVDVRLFGGGHEKMEQELEMKEKVKEKLRQEADAHPNHPSLALY, encoded by the exons ATGGACCTTGTCACCGGTGCTTTGGGCATGCTCCCCTCCAAGCTGCTGGAGCTTCTCAAGGATGAGTACAAGCTGCAGAAGGGCGTCAAGGTGAAAGTCCAGTCCCTCTCCCGGGAGCTCGAGTGCATGCACGCCGCCCTCCGCAAGGTGGCGGCAGTGCCATGGGACCAGCTCGACGAGCAGGTCAAGATCTGGGCACGCGAGGTTAGGGAGGCTTCCTATGAtattgaagatatacttgaCACCTTCCTTGTGCGTGTCGATGGCCATGAGCAGGCTGATCTGAGCAGACTCAAACGAGCCATGAAGAAGATGGGAGACTTGTTCAGCAAGGGCAAGGCTCGTCGTGAAATTTCGTGTGCCATCGAAGACATCACCAAGCAACTTCAGGAGATGACAGAGCGGCATGCCAGGTACAGGGTCGATGATCTTGTTGCCAAGCATGCTGCCACAACAAGTATTGATCCACGGCTTTCGGCTCTGTACACAAAAGTGTCACAGCTTGTTGGGATTGAAGGGCCAATGGATAAGGTCATAAAAATGCTGACATCAGTAGCAGAAGACATGGAGACGAAGATAGTATCTATTGTTGGGTTTGGAGGGTTAGGCAAGACTACTCTTGCTAGAGCTGTGTATCAGAATCTTAGTCAGGATGTCTGTTTCAAAGCTTTTGTTCCAGTTGGTCGGAATCCAGACTTAAAAACAGTCTTAAAAGACATTCTCATTGATTTGGACAAGCAACGTTACACCACCGAATTCAATTTGACAATATTGAAAGAAAAGCAACTAATCGATGAACTTCAGGAATTCCTAAAGGACAAGAG GTATTTCATTGTTATTGATGACATATGGGATGTACCTTCATGGAACATTATAAGATGTGCTCTAGACAGCAACAGCTTGGGAAGCAAAATAGTCATAACTACAAGGAAGCATGATGTTGCTGAGAAAGTTGGTTGTTCTTATAACATGGAACCCCTTGGGCATGAGAGTTCCAAAGATTTATTCTATGGAAGATTATTTGGCTCTGAAGACGAGTGTCCCAAACAATTTGTAGATGTTTCTGAAAAAATAATTAAGAAATGTGGAGGTGTGCCATTAGCTATCATTACCACATCAGGTTTGCTAGCGAATAAGATGGGAAATGTAAAACAGTGGAAAGAGTATTGTGAGTCTATTGGTTCGGGGCTTGGAAGCAATCCTGATATGGAAAATATGAGGAAGATATTATCTCTTAGCTATTATGATCTACCAGCTCACTTGAAGACATGCTTATTATATCTAAGTGTATTTCCAGAAGACTATGAGATTGTTAAGGATCGATTGATTTGGAGGTGGATAGCGGAAGACTTTGTCCCACCTGGAGAAGGGGGGCAAAGTTCATTTGAGCTTGGGTTGAGTTACTTCAATGATCTTGTAAATAGAAGCCTGATCCAACCAGCAGATATGGATGACGAAGGTACGCCTATTTCTTGCCGTGTGCATGACATGGTGCTTGATCTCATTTGTAACATATCAAGAGAAGAAAGTTTTGTTGCAACAGTACTAGATGATGCCAGGCAGAACACACCTTCTTGGGGAAGCAAGGTTCACAGGATGTCCCTGCACAATACTACTTGGCCTACAGTAATGGACTTGTCAAAACTAAGGTCACTTACTGTTTTTAGTGCTGCCAAAATTAAATTGATGCCGTCCCTTTCATATCTTCATCTTCTCCGTGTATTGGATCTAGAAGGTTGCAGTCTTAAGGAACTTACAAACTTGAGTTTCGTTGCACGCTTATTTCACCTGAGGTATCTAAGTCTAAGAAATACTAGCTATGCTGGTGAGCCCCCATCGGAGATAGGGAAGCTAAAACTTTTGCAGACATTAGACCTATGGGGAACTGATATAGAAGAATTGCCATCAAGTATTATTGGGCTAAGAAGACTGATGTTTCTGGCTCTTAATTGGCGTATCTGTCTGCCAAATGGATTGAAGAATCTAACATCCTTAGAAGTGCTACAGTATGCAATTGTTGATTCTGCGCAGATTGCAGAAGAGCTAGGCCATTTGATGCAACTGAGGATCCTCAGAGTCGGGCTGTGTAAAAAGGACACGGAAGCAGGATATTATGAGGGCATTTGCAAAGCTTTAGTGGAGTCCCTAGGCAAACTGCAAAAAATCCAACAGCTAGTAGTACTAAGCCCAAGTGACGTGGTGATGAATCTTGAAGGCTCGCTGGAGTCCCTAGGCAACCAGCTGTCCTATCTTCGTATTCGGAAAACATGGATCAATCCTGGATCGCTTCTCCTCCTATCCTCCCTGGACATAACGGTGTCTCAGGTGCGAACGGAGGACATCCAAGTCCTCGGGATGCTACAGGCTCTTCGTGTTCTACGAGTGGATGTGGCTGGTGACAACTTACAAGTGCTGGGAAGGTTCACGGTTGGCCCTGATGCCTTCCCATGCGTAATGGAGTGCAAATTCTATGGTTTCCAAACAGTACCCTCTATGTTCCCACGAGGAGCTATGCCCAGGCTTGAAGAATTCCATTTCCGTATGAGCCTGCAGGATTTCTTGAAAGGTGAATTCAGTACCGATGACCTGGCCTTGGACCACCTCTCGTCCCTTCGGAGTGTGGATGTTCGTCTTTTCGGTGGTGGACACGAAAAGATGGAGCAGGAGTTGGAAATGAAAGAGAAAGTGAAAGAGAAGCTGAGGCAAGAGGCGGATGCCCACCCCAACCACCCTTCCTTAGCCCTCtactag